From Hydra vulgaris chromosome 15, alternate assembly HydraT2T_AEP, one genomic window encodes:
- the LOC100198645 gene encoding uncharacterized protein LOC100198645, whose translation METGKKLETSRMNCLAIDGSKPCELAFEWYANNYHRKGDTLILLHIHQMPQLPIAAILSGYCPTSEENRNQIDESIKDSENVVEKFRCLCKENDIEFTEAVVDDNSKSVGCMICELARNKAADIIVLGQRGLGEWSRTLLGSTSDYVLHHSEVPVIVVPPNTLL comes from the coding sequence atggaaactggaaaaaaactggaaacTAGCAGAATGAATTGTTTGGCTATTGATGGCAGTAAACCTTGCGAGCTTGCATTTGAATGGTACGCAAATAATTACCATCGAAAAGGTGATACTTTAATACTACTTCATATACACCAGATGCCTCAATTGCCAATAGCAGCAATTTTATCTGGTTACTGTCCAACAAGCGAAGAAAACCGAAATCAAATAGATGAAAGTATTAAAGACAGTGAAAATGTTGTCGAGAAGTTCAGATGTCTTTGCAAAGAAAACGATATTGAATTTACTGAGGCGGTTGTGGATGATAACTCAAAATCTGTCGGTTGTATGATTTGTGAGTTAGCGAGGAACAAAGCCGCAGATATAATAGTATTGGGACAAAGAGGTTTAGGAGAATGGTCAAGAACCTTATTAGGCAGTACTAGTGACTATGTACTTCATCATTCCGAAGTTCCTGTTATAGTCGTTCCTCCAAATActcttttataa